A window of Rhizobium acidisoli contains these coding sequences:
- a CDS encoding exodeoxyribonuclease VII small subunit, producing the protein MTDSAKPEVSGLSFEKAVAELESIVARLERGDVALDESIEIYERGEALKKHCETLLSAAENRIEKIRLDRAGKPQGVEPLDGA; encoded by the coding sequence ATGACTGACAGCGCCAAGCCGGAGGTATCCGGGCTTTCCTTCGAAAAGGCGGTCGCCGAACTCGAAAGCATCGTCGCCCGGCTGGAACGCGGCGACGTGGCGCTGGATGAATCGATCGAGATCTATGAGCGCGGCGAAGCGCTGAAGAAACATTGCGAGACGCTGCTTTCGGCCGCCGAAAACCGCATCGAGAAGATCAGGCTCGACCGCGCCGGCAAGCCGCAGGGCGTCGAACCGCTCGACGGGGCCTGA
- a CDS encoding histone deacetylase family protein, producing the protein MSTRLYEHPIFLEHVTPAGHPERSDRIRAINVALEHPNFERLERRQAPEASEDAVLLAHPEEHLTAVMREIPDEEDRINQLEADTYASQKSLQAALTGIGGAMAAVDDVFSGAADNVFVAARPPGHHAEKMTAMGFCFFNNAAIAARHAQKRHGAERVAIIDWDVHHGNGTQDIFWDDPSVLFCSTHQMPLYPGSGAKDEKGKHNTIVNAPLSPNVGSDHFREAFKSRVLPAVADFRPDLIIISAGFDAHHRDPLAQINLTGEDFDWATGRVLELADRHAKNRVVSLLEGGYDLEGLAESAGMHILRMMKG; encoded by the coding sequence ATGAGCACCCGTCTTTATGAGCATCCGATCTTCCTGGAACATGTCACGCCCGCCGGTCATCCGGAGCGATCGGACAGAATCCGCGCCATCAATGTCGCACTCGAACATCCGAATTTCGAGCGGCTGGAGCGTCGGCAGGCGCCTGAAGCAAGCGAGGATGCGGTGCTGCTGGCCCATCCGGAAGAGCATCTGACAGCCGTCATGCGGGAGATCCCCGACGAAGAAGACCGCATCAACCAGCTCGAAGCCGATACCTATGCCAGCCAAAAGAGCCTGCAGGCGGCGCTGACCGGCATCGGCGGGGCGATGGCGGCGGTGGACGACGTCTTCTCAGGCGCCGCCGACAATGTCTTCGTCGCCGCCCGTCCGCCGGGCCACCATGCCGAGAAGATGACGGCGATGGGCTTCTGCTTCTTCAACAATGCGGCGATCGCCGCCCGCCATGCGCAGAAGCGACATGGCGCCGAGCGCGTCGCCATCATCGACTGGGACGTGCACCACGGCAACGGCACCCAGGATATATTCTGGGACGACCCTTCGGTGCTGTTCTGCTCGACGCATCAGATGCCGCTTTATCCCGGTAGCGGCGCCAAGGACGAGAAGGGCAAGCACAACACCATCGTCAATGCGCCGCTTTCGCCGAATGTCGGCAGCGACCATTTCCGCGAGGCGTTCAAATCGCGCGTGCTGCCGGCCGTCGCCGATTTCCGGCCGGATCTCATCATCATCTCCGCGGGCTTCGACGCGCATCACCGCGATCCCTTAGCGCAGATCAACCTGACGGGCGAGGATTTCGACTGGGCGACCGGCCGCGTGCTCGAACTGGCCGACCGGCACGCGAAGAACCGGGTCGTCAGCCTGCTCGAAGGCGGTTATGATCTCGAGGGGCTCGCCGAATCGGCGGGCATGCATATTCTGCGAATGATGAAGGGTTGA
- a CDS encoding acyl-CoA thioesterase: MSQSKRPGVTEIHVPFRDVDMTGQMFLASYISYAESVIASFWLARPEVEGEPVYIASKITCVLHRPLHYDEPALFTAAVDKIGVRSIGFIVSIDTGEERAAEVEIIWQARAQEDQQPVSLPEETRDWLYGFLD; this comes from the coding sequence ATGAGTCAGTCGAAACGCCCGGGTGTAACGGAAATACATGTGCCGTTTCGCGATGTCGATATGACCGGCCAGATGTTTCTGGCCTCCTATATTTCCTATGCCGAGTCCGTCATTGCGAGCTTCTGGTTAGCGCGGCCCGAGGTCGAGGGCGAACCGGTCTATATCGCCAGCAAGATTACCTGCGTTCTCCACCGCCCGCTGCATTACGACGAGCCGGCCCTTTTTACCGCCGCCGTCGACAAGATCGGCGTGCGCTCCATCGGCTTCATCGTCTCGATCGATACAGGGGAGGAACGCGCCGCCGAGGTGGAGATCATCTGGCAGGCCCGCGCCCAGGAGGATCAGCAGCCGGTGTCGCTGCCGGAGGAGACGCGGGACTGGCTTTATGGGTTCTTGGATTAG